Proteins from a genomic interval of Corynebacterium freiburgense:
- a CDS encoding superoxide dismutase, producing the protein MAVYELPSLDYAYDALEPHISGEIMELHHTKHHQNYVNGANAALEKLEDARANGSIGVAVTALSKDLAFNLGGHTNHSLFWKNLSPNGGGEPTGELAEAINRDFGSFEAFKSHFNAAALGLQGSGWAVLGYDKVGKRLVIEQMTDQQGNLSIDLAPLLLLDMWEHAFYLQYKNVKADYVDAVWNVFNWDEVAARYATAVK; encoded by the coding sequence ATGGCCGTCTACGAACTCCCCTCACTCGACTATGCATACGATGCGCTCGAGCCGCATATCTCCGGCGAAATCATGGAACTCCACCACACCAAGCATCATCAAAACTACGTAAATGGTGCGAATGCAGCCCTGGAAAAACTCGAGGATGCTCGCGCAAATGGCTCCATTGGGGTAGCCGTTACCGCACTAAGCAAAGATCTAGCCTTTAACCTCGGCGGACACACCAACCACTCACTCTTTTGGAAGAACCTTTCACCAAATGGTGGTGGTGAACCCACAGGCGAACTTGCAGAAGCAATCAACCGCGACTTTGGCTCATTTGAAGCCTTTAAATCGCACTTCAATGCTGCAGCTCTAGGCCTTCAGGGCTCCGGCTGGGCAGTTTTAGGTTATGACAAGGTTGGTAAGCGCCTTGTTATTGAACAAATGACCGATCAACAGGGCAATCTCTCGATTGACCTCGCTCCACTACTTCTTCTCGACATGTGGGAACACGCTTTCTATCTTCAGTACAAGAACGTTAAGGCAGATTATGTAGACGCCGTATGGAACGTTTTCAACTGGGATGAAGTTGCTGCACGCTATGCAACCGCAGTGAAGTAA
- a CDS encoding MFS transporter, with protein sequence MSGLHRGDRQYLRAVLAMVAAGLASFNTLYATQALLPTLTQDLGISPSQAALTISATTGALAVCIVPASILSERFGRGRILSVSVVFAVGLGLVLPWLPSIEAFIIGRTIQGILLAGVPAVAMAWISEEVRIEDLGHMMGLYVAGTSIGGLLGRLIPATAVEFMPWQNAVFVNGCIALTFAVLFVWLLPSQQRFHPKTLTFRSEFRIMVMHWKNPKLAALFISGFLNMGAFVSLYNYLGYRMVSQFHLSEAVTGSLFLLFLSGTWSSTTAATLVARFGTANTVVGLVITSTLGLIGCASTHFGITMVALLLFTASFFALHSTASGAIGKTAISHRAEATSMYLFCYYCGSSVLGWVSGYIFSYFGWAGLICGLLFLMTIFGTAAVYFANKN encoded by the coding sequence ATGAGTGGATTACACCGCGGTGACCGACAATATCTTCGCGCTGTACTCGCCATGGTTGCGGCTGGTCTAGCTTCATTCAATACGCTATACGCAACGCAAGCACTTCTTCCCACACTCACCCAAGATCTAGGCATTTCGCCATCACAGGCGGCTCTTACTATATCCGCCACCACTGGAGCACTCGCTGTTTGTATCGTCCCGGCATCCATACTTTCGGAGCGATTTGGACGTGGACGTATTCTTAGCGTCTCAGTCGTATTCGCAGTTGGCCTTGGACTTGTATTGCCGTGGTTGCCTTCAATTGAAGCTTTTATTATTGGCCGCACAATCCAGGGAATCCTTTTAGCCGGAGTTCCAGCTGTAGCAATGGCCTGGATCAGCGAAGAGGTTCGCATCGAAGATCTTGGCCATATGATGGGGCTCTATGTGGCAGGCACATCTATCGGCGGACTTTTAGGCCGCCTAATTCCCGCTACTGCGGTAGAGTTTATGCCTTGGCAAAATGCTGTTTTTGTCAATGGGTGCATTGCATTGACGTTTGCTGTACTTTTCGTTTGGTTGCTCCCCAGTCAACAGCGCTTTCACCCGAAAACCCTGACTTTTAGGTCAGAATTCCGGATCATGGTGATGCACTGGAAAAATCCAAAACTGGCAGCACTTTTTATTTCAGGCTTTCTTAATATGGGTGCCTTCGTTTCGCTTTATAACTACTTGGGATATCGGATGGTCTCTCAGTTTCATTTGAGCGAAGCAGTCACCGGATCACTATTCCTACTGTTTTTATCAGGCACCTGGAGCTCAACTACCGCCGCAACACTTGTAGCAAGATTTGGAACGGCAAACACTGTTGTTGGCCTCGTTATAACCTCCACACTCGGGCTCATTGGATGTGCGTCAACCCACTTCGGCATAACCATGGTAGCTCTTCTGCTTTTTACTGCCAGCTTTTTCGCACTCCATTCCACAGCTTCAGGCGCTATTGGCAAAACTGCAATTTCACACAGAGCTGAGGCTACAAGTATGTACTTGTTTTGCTACTATTGCGGTTCTTCTGTCCTTGGCTGGGTGTCCGGTTATATATTTTCTTATTTCGGCTGGGCCGGCCTTATCTGTGGACTACTTTTTCTTATGACCATATTTGGTACTGCAGCAGTATACTTCGCTAATAAAAACTGA